One segment of Leptidea sinapis chromosome 33, ilLepSina1.1, whole genome shotgun sequence DNA contains the following:
- the LOC126974666 gene encoding BLOC-1-related complex subunit 5, protein MGSEQSVQPRRQTQRAPPVRRGHTIAGTNFAESRRNETRSGNNSPGASMCSDSELPYISYTVDRPIGDSPKHKARSNRPVLQQRQHSQPRHQRTKDIVVVKQAADPLLDEDIRRLQEIPTFLPIMRGTLGLPGARDPEILQGLDYRPWVRLSGRVQAHLAACATPLAGTQSLLTNQIKQVDAEVSRLYSQAVERQRANARHAERLSRVRELSHQLSRCNSILMQSLADITELNQLLPVHRRLEPFVWSVPGAS, encoded by the exons ATGGGCTCTGAACAGTCTGTTCAACCCCGAAGACAAACTCAGAGAGCACCTCCAGTGAGAAGAGGACACACAATAGCTGGTACTAACTTTGCAG AAAGCAGACGAAATGAAACGAGAAGTGGCAACAACTCTCCAGGGGCCAGCATGTGCTCTGACTCAGAACTGCCATACATATCCTACACAGTGGACAGACCTATCGGTG ATTCACCGAAGCACAAGGCGCGCAGTAACAGACCTGTCCTGCAGCAGCGACAACATAGCCAGCCCCGGCATCAGCGGACCAAAGACATTGTGGTGGTGAAGCAGGCTGCGGACCCGCTCCTCGACGAGGACATTCGACGGCTTCAG GAGATCCCAACATTCCTGCCCATCATGAGGGGGACTCTGGGTCTGCCCGGTGCCAGGGATCCAGAGATTCTTCAAG GACTGGACTACAGACCATGGGTGCGTCTAAGCGGGCGCGTGCAAGCGCACCTAGCTGCATGTGCCACGCCCCTCGCCGGCACTCAGAGCCTTCTAACCAACCAGATTAAACAG GTGGACGCGGAGGTGTCGCGGCTATACAGCCAGGCGGTGGAACGACAGCGGGCCAATGCGCGCCACGCCGAGAGACTGTCGCGCGTGCGAGAGCTATCCCACCAGCTGTCCAGGTGTAACTCCATCCTTATGCAG AGCCTGGCTGACATCACGGAGCTGAACCAGCTGTTACCGGTCCACAGGCGGCTGGAGCCGTTCGTGTGGAGCGTGCCAGGAGCCAGCTAG